A segment of the Terribacillus aidingensis genome:
TTCATCAAAAAATCCCTGTTTGCCATACCCTCCGCCGTTCAGCATGACTTGCAGCAAAACAGCCATATCGTTCGTCGTCGAGAAGAGTCCCGCGTGACCGGATATACCATCCATTGCATAATAGCTCTTCTCATCATGCACTTCTCCGATTATCGTTTCCGTCCTGATATTCGGGAAAGAGAAATACCCATCTCTTGTGTTACCGAGCCGTTCTGTCGCAGCCACATCTTTTACCTTCACACCATTTTCCAATGGATTGAACAATGTATTTTTCAAACGAAGCGGCTCATAAAAGGTTTCTTCTACATACTTATCCAGTCGTTCTCCTGTCACGCGTTCCACTATGGCACCAAGGAGCATATAATCAATGTCGCTATACAGATGGTTTGTTCTTGGTTCATATTGGAGCGGAACTTTTGGCAGAAGTTCGATTGTTCGCTCTCGATCCTGTGAGTAAAAAGCTCCTGCTCTATCGGGATTATGAAACTCGATACTCGCCGGGAAACCTGCCTGGTGCTGCAGCAGATCTTGTATTAGGATTGTATCCTTCCCTTTTATCGCTGCATTTGCCTCATCCTTGAATTCCGGAATGTAATCACTGACCTTATCCGTCAACCTGATTTCTCCCTCACTGACCAGATGCTGCAGTGCAAAGTTGGTGGCGTACATTTTCGTATTGGAAGCCAGATCGTATAACGTATCCTTTTTGACTTTCTTTGGATGCGTAAGCTCTT
Coding sequences within it:
- the pbp4b gene encoding penicillin binding protein PBP4B; its protein translation is MFLLLFVPTEALANINEYPTLEKAKRAEEAGFSKEGLAKVDELIETDIQNGFPGASLIIIKDGKIVKDSRYGYRQVYDGLEELTHPKKVKKDTLYDLASNTKMYATNFALQHLVSEGEIRLTDKVSDYIPEFKDEANAAIKGKDTILIQDLLQHQAGFPASIEFHNPDRAGAFYSQDRERTIELLPKVPLQYEPRTNHLYSDIDYMLLGAIVERVTGERLDKYVEETFYEPLRLKNTLFNPLENGVKVKDVAATERLGNTRDGYFSFPNIRTETIIGEVHDEKSYYAMDGISGHAGLFSTTNDMAVLLQVMLNGGGYGKQGFFDEDVIEAFTAASPTNETYGLGWRRNGDEGTMDWMFGSLASDAAYGHTGWTGTVTILDPEYDLGIVLLTNKKHTPVLDPAANSNLFAGDEYATGDYGPVVQAIYEAME